The Paenibacillus spongiae nucleotide sequence CTTCGCACGTCCTCTGATCTGGATATACTGGTGCATCTGGATGATCTGGAGCATGTGGAGCGAATTCTTGCGGGGCTGGGATATGTTAAGGAAGGCGACCTGCCATCGGTCTTGAATGACTGGAAGTGGAGACATCATCATATTGCATTCTACCATCCCGCTAAGCGGGTTAAGCTCGAAATTCATTGGCGTCTCAATCCGGGCCCTTCGAAGGAGCCGGGCTTCGATGAGTTGTGGCAACGCAGAAGAGTAAGCGCAATTTCGGCCGAGCCCGTCCATCTGCTTGGCCGCGAGGATTTGTTCCTATTCTTGATCTCACACGGAGCCCGTCACGGATGGTCCAGACTGCGCTGGCTGCTGGATATCAATCAAATCTCGCAGCAAGAGCTTGATGCCGATCTTGTTATGAAGCTCTTGCGGAGCAATCACTTCCTCCAGACAGCAGGCCAGGCGTTATTCTTGTGCTCGGAGCTGCTGCATACGCCGCTAAATAGTTCATTACAGCAGCTGGCAGAGGGAAAACGTGCACGAAAGTTGGCCCAAGACGCGATGTTCTATATCAGGCAGCTGATTAATCTACATACGGATCCGCTGCCCATCGAAGTGGCAAGATACCACAAGCAGCATTTGTTTGCTCTCATGTCTATTCAACAAAAGTCATTGTTCTTGTTAAGCTTTCTATTTCCATATCCGATGGATACGCAGACGCTCCCGCTGCCGAAATCACTGCATATGCTTTATTTCCCGCTGCGTCCCTTTCTGTGGGCATGGAGAAAAACGAGAAGACATGGATATCAGGAGTAAGGAGACCGCCCTCGCATGAGCATTAAAGTAAGTGTCGTCATCCCTGTGTTTAATTCGGAGAAATTCCTTGTCCCTTGCATAGAATCGCTGCTTAATCAGACGCTCAAGGACTGCGAATTTCTATTCGTGAATGACGGATCGCAGGACAACAGCCAATCGATCATCGAGACCTACATGCAGGCGGACAATCGGATCAAGCTGATCAATCAAGCCAATCAAGGGGTTAGCACGGCGAGGAATACGGGGCTGGCTGCCTCGCTTGGAGAATATGTGGGATTTGTGGATGCGGATGATACCGTAGAACCGGATATGTACGCCGTGCTGTACCGCGCGGCTAAACAGGATAACTGCGATGTGGTGATATCGAACTTTGAAAGCGAGATGGAAGGGCATAAAGTTACGGTCGCTTACACGTTTCCTACCGACACCAAACTGAATCGATCGTTTATTGAGCAAGAAATTATGATCCATTTTATAAAAGAAGAAAACTTAAATTCAGTATGCAATAAATTATTCCGTAATTCTGTTATTCAAGAAAACAGCTTGCAATTCCCGGATGCGGTAGCCCTTGGTGAGGATGAACGATTTAATATAAGGTTTTTCAGTCTTGCAAACACCATGAAGTACATAAATTATACGGGCTATCATTATAGAGAAGTAGCTGGTAGTGCAACAAGAGATATTTTGACTAAAGACTACTTTGGTCGGGCCCTAGAAGCCTATAAACGAGAAAACCCTGAGCTGGCTGCACTTCAAATCGATCCCTATCGCATTAGTAGTCTTCGTTCCATAAAGCTCATGAACAGCGTTATGTCTTTCATCTATATGTACTTTAAACCAACCGCGGAGGTTGGTTTCTTTAAAAGGTATGGGTATGTTCGGAGGATGATTAACGATCCTCATGTCCGAAATGCACTGCCGATTTACTACAAAGAGGTTTATGAATCATTAGGCATGTATCACCGATTTATGTTTAGCATGATTAAAAGGCGCTTTACGCCAGGCTTGTATTTTGCGGCAGCATATAGTCGATTGAGAAGCAGTAAATAGGGGGATGGTAGAGATGAAAATTATGATGTTTGCACATGGTGGAAGTTTAAATCGCGGATGCGAGGCCATCGTTCGTGCATCAACTGAGATTATTAAGGAACAAGTTACGGGAGCTAAGGTCTATTTAGCTTCGGAAAATCCAGCGACGGATAAAATTATCACCAAACTAGATGGTGTATTTGATGCCTCCAAAAGAAACATATCTAAGTATTCATATGATTGGTTCATCTCATCGCTTCAGGTAAAGTTGTTCCGTGATGAATCCTATGCCTTAGGGAAAATTGAGAATAATACGATCAAGCATATTAAAGATATGGATGTATGTCTATCCATAGGTGGTGATAATTACTGTTATGGTGAACAGCCGGGTTGGTATGAGATTGACAGACGAGTAAAGGCCCAAGGGAAGAAACTCGTCTTATGGGGATGTTCCATCGGAGAAGAGGATTTGTCCGAACGCAAACTGGCGGACTTAAAACTGTTCGATCTTATACTTACTCGTGAAACTCTGTCATACGAGTTGTTACGAGGCAAGGGCTTAACCAATGTGAAATTGTGTGCGGATGCTGCATTCACAATGGTCAAAGAGGAATTGATGTTACCCGATGGCTGGCAGGAAGGAAATGTAGTAGGTTTTAACTACAGTCCTCTTATATGGAAGAGAAACAACAAATCAGAAGAAGCGGCACGGGCGCTGCTCCAGCATATTTTGCAAACGACGAATATGACCATCGCGCTAACACCGCATGTCACCCAGGGTGGAAATAATGATTACGAGGTTCTTTACAAGTACTATGATGAATTTCGTCATACCGGCAGAATGATCCTCCTGCCGGACAACTTAAATGCGACTCAGTATAAAGGATATATTGCTAGAATGCGTTTTTTTATTGGAGCACGAACCCATGCTACGATTGCAGCTTATTCAAGCTTAGTTCCAACGATGGTACTTGGGTACAGCGTTAAGTCG carries:
- a CDS encoding nucleotidyltransferase domain-containing protein, with product MRYDGIDLKLLPSELKLLLSFMRADCSERIIQSEIEQVADVDWDHFLLLSRHHRLVPFLHHRMKQLSLTGIPPYVLQTISREYRNNTLQMMQLSGEMTQVSKQLSERGIRSIMLKGPVVAVDLYGSLSLRTSSDLDILVHLDDLEHVERILAGLGYVKEGDLPSVLNDWKWRHHHIAFYHPAKRVKLEIHWRLNPGPSKEPGFDELWQRRRVSAISAEPVHLLGREDLFLFLISHGARHGWSRLRWLLDINQISQQELDADLVMKLLRSNHFLQTAGQALFLCSELLHTPLNSSLQQLAEGKRARKLAQDAMFYIRQLINLHTDPLPIEVARYHKQHLFALMSIQQKSLFLLSFLFPYPMDTQTLPLPKSLHMLYFPLRPFLWAWRKTRRHGYQE
- a CDS encoding glycosyltransferase family 2 protein, whose amino-acid sequence is MSIKVSVVIPVFNSEKFLVPCIESLLNQTLKDCEFLFVNDGSQDNSQSIIETYMQADNRIKLINQANQGVSTARNTGLAASLGEYVGFVDADDTVEPDMYAVLYRAAKQDNCDVVISNFESEMEGHKVTVAYTFPTDTKLNRSFIEQEIMIHFIKEENLNSVCNKLFRNSVIQENSLQFPDAVALGEDERFNIRFFSLANTMKYINYTGYHYREVAGSATRDILTKDYFGRALEAYKRENPELAALQIDPYRISSLRSIKLMNSVMSFIYMYFKPTAEVGFFKRYGYVRRMINDPHVRNALPIYYKEVYESLGMYHRFMFSMIKRRFTPGLYFAAAYSRLRSSK
- a CDS encoding polysaccharide pyruvyl transferase family protein, with product MKIMMFAHGGSLNRGCEAIVRASTEIIKEQVTGAKVYLASENPATDKIITKLDGVFDASKRNISKYSYDWFISSLQVKLFRDESYALGKIENNTIKHIKDMDVCLSIGGDNYCYGEQPGWYEIDRRVKAQGKKLVLWGCSIGEEDLSERKLADLKLFDLILTRETLSYELLRGKGLTNVKLCADAAFTMVKEELMLPDGWQEGNVVGFNYSPLIWKRNNKSEEAARALLQHILQTTNMTIALTPHVTQGGNNDYEVLYKYYDEFRHTGRMILLPDNLNATQYKGYIARMRFFIGARTHATIAAYSSLVPTMVLGYSVKSKGIAKDIFGEERLVLGIDEISDSQKLKNKFDEMVRDEMELKQKMQESVPDIKRLSYKAVDYLKELVK